Proteins from a genomic interval of Brucella intermedia LMG 3301:
- the fhuB gene encoding Fe(3+)-hydroxamate ABC transporter permease FhuB, producing the protein MTENRVAGLRPLLFWALLALVAALMAAFEFTRALNAPADSPELLALYRVIAFDTVLPRNAMALICGAGLGLSGLLLQQVLRNPLAEPSTLGIAAGAQLAMTAGMLYLPAALIFREWLALAGGLAAVSLVLALNWKRVLEPASVILCGMIVSLTATAASTALILANGEYVFSLFVWGGGSLEQQSWGPGISLGLRVLIGGGTALFLLRPLTLLALDNANARSLGLSLAASRLLVITIAVWLAASITAEVGILGFVGLVAPTLAQLSGARRLKTKLITAPAIGAILLWLTDGCVSLLQNVTGDRLPVGAATALLGGPVLLWMLPRLRMFEWPSGQSEVRAVRLRRTGLFFGILLLLVLIVAAITLGLGRSEEGFVLARGELFDALFNWRAQRLALAGLSGGMLALAGAILQRMTGNTLASPEILGVGLGAGAGLAVVLLLPVGSVSLQWLGASIGSVLALIFVLAVAARSGFGAEKLLLAGVGLGAMVSSILTAIIATGSPQALVLLGWLSGTGTQSAPMQLWMAGFALVVGFTILLALSRWLDILPLGSVTMRSLGLSLILPRLVIVLIAALLTAIASMMVGPLSFVGLIAPHLTRNFGLHTPKRFLTSSMLIGVVMMVSADWLARIVTFPYNLPLGLFASLLGGTCFLVLLSRRTSL; encoded by the coding sequence ATGACGGAGAATAGAGTTGCAGGCCTCAGGCCGCTTCTGTTCTGGGCACTGCTCGCGCTCGTCGCAGCCCTAATGGCCGCTTTCGAGTTCACGCGGGCGCTGAATGCCCCTGCCGATTCACCGGAACTGCTGGCGCTTTACCGGGTCATAGCGTTCGACACCGTTCTGCCGCGCAATGCCATGGCGCTGATCTGCGGCGCAGGTCTCGGGCTTTCCGGTCTGCTGTTGCAGCAGGTCTTACGCAATCCGCTCGCCGAACCGTCGACACTCGGCATCGCTGCCGGTGCGCAACTCGCCATGACGGCGGGTATGCTCTATCTGCCCGCGGCCCTCATCTTTCGCGAATGGTTGGCTTTGGCGGGTGGGCTGGCGGCGGTCAGTCTGGTGCTGGCGCTCAACTGGAAACGCGTGCTGGAACCGGCTTCGGTTATTCTTTGCGGCATGATCGTGTCGCTGACCGCAACGGCGGCAAGCACGGCGCTTATCCTCGCCAATGGCGAATATGTTTTCTCGCTGTTCGTCTGGGGCGGAGGTTCGCTGGAACAGCAAAGCTGGGGACCCGGCATCTCGCTTGGCCTCAGGGTTCTGATCGGCGGCGGTACTGCTTTGTTCCTGCTGCGTCCGTTGACATTGCTGGCGCTCGACAACGCCAATGCGCGCAGCCTCGGCCTGTCGCTGGCGGCAAGCCGCCTTCTGGTGATTACCATCGCTGTCTGGCTGGCGGCGAGCATCACCGCCGAGGTTGGCATACTAGGCTTTGTTGGTCTGGTCGCCCCGACGCTGGCGCAACTGTCCGGTGCGCGGCGTCTCAAGACGAAGCTGATCACCGCGCCTGCCATTGGAGCGATTTTGCTCTGGTTGACCGACGGATGCGTCAGCCTGTTGCAGAACGTCACCGGTGACCGCCTGCCGGTGGGCGCTGCGACTGCACTGCTTGGCGGCCCCGTGCTGTTGTGGATGCTACCGCGTCTGCGTATGTTCGAATGGCCATCGGGCCAGAGTGAGGTAAGGGCCGTTCGCCTCAGGCGCACGGGGCTTTTCTTCGGCATTCTGCTGCTCCTTGTCTTGATTGTCGCCGCCATCACGCTCGGTCTTGGTCGGAGTGAGGAAGGCTTCGTTCTCGCTCGAGGTGAACTGTTTGATGCGCTTTTCAACTGGAGGGCGCAAAGACTTGCGCTTGCGGGCTTATCCGGCGGCATGCTGGCTCTGGCTGGAGCCATTCTTCAGCGCATGACCGGCAATACGCTCGCCAGCCCCGAAATTCTGGGCGTCGGCCTTGGTGCCGGTGCCGGTCTGGCGGTGGTTCTCCTGCTTCCCGTCGGGAGCGTTTCCCTGCAATGGCTGGGCGCTTCGATCGGCTCGGTGCTGGCGCTGATCTTCGTTCTGGCGGTCGCCGCACGGAGTGGTTTCGGTGCGGAAAAACTGCTTCTGGCTGGTGTCGGCCTTGGCGCGATGGTCAGCTCCATTCTGACCGCAATCATAGCAACTGGTTCGCCACAGGCCCTTGTCCTGCTCGGCTGGTTGAGCGGCACCGGCACGCAGTCGGCGCCCATGCAGCTTTGGATGGCCGGTTTCGCTTTGGTCGTCGGCTTTACAATCCTGCTCGCTTTGTCGCGCTGGCTCGACATTTTGCCGCTCGGTTCGGTGACGATGCGCAGCCTCGGTCTTTCGCTCATTTTGCCGCGCCTTGTGATCGTGCTGATTGCAGCGCTTCTGACGGCGATTGCGTCCATGATGGTCGGGCCGCTCTCATTTGTTGGGCTGATCGCTCCGCATCTGACGCGCAATTTCGGGCTGCACACGCCCAAGCGCTTCCTCACGTCCTCCATGCTGATTGGCGTGGTGATGATGGTCAGCGCCGATTGGCTCGCGCGGATAGTGACCTTTCCCTACAATTTGCCGCTTGGCCTCTTCGCTTCGCTTCTCGGCGGGACTTGCTTCCTCGTCCTTTTGTCGCGGCGAACGTCCTTGTAA